From Amphritea atlantica, a single genomic window includes:
- the phnL gene encoding phosphonate C-P lyase system protein PhnL encodes MQTMIEVRGLTKVFTLHNQGGLKLPVFDGIDFIANQGECTVLFGESGSGKSTLLRSLYANYLPTSGSIEVRHRGEMTRLTGANSQTLLEIRRETIGYVSQFLRVIPRVATLDVVAQPLRERGISTEIAHAKAAELLDQLHIPERLWSLPPGTFSGGEQQRVNIARGFIVDYPILLLDEPTASLDQRNASVVVDLICQARNRGTAVVGIFHDADVRDAVADQVFHVNPAGKTERLNMDDSLNPDKRIPV; translated from the coding sequence ATGCAAACAATGATAGAGGTGCGGGGGTTAACCAAGGTGTTCACCCTGCATAATCAGGGTGGTCTGAAACTGCCTGTTTTTGATGGCATCGACTTTATCGCAAATCAGGGGGAGTGCACGGTGCTGTTTGGCGAAAGTGGCTCGGGCAAAAGTACCCTGCTGCGCTCACTTTATGCTAATTATCTGCCGACCAGTGGCTCGATAGAGGTACGCCATCGCGGTGAAATGACACGCTTGACCGGTGCCAATAGCCAGACTCTGTTAGAGATCCGTCGTGAAACTATCGGATATGTCAGTCAGTTTTTGCGGGTGATCCCTCGTGTTGCAACACTGGATGTGGTGGCACAGCCATTGCGTGAGCGTGGGATAAGCACGGAGATTGCCCATGCTAAAGCGGCTGAACTGCTGGATCAGCTGCATATACCTGAACGGTTATGGTCTCTGCCACCAGGGACCTTTTCCGGCGGCGAGCAGCAGCGGGTCAATATTGCCCGTGGTTTTATTGTGGATTATCCCATTCTGCTGCTGGATGAACCCACAGCATCGCTGGATCAGCGCAATGCATCCGTGGTGGTGGACCTGATCTGTCAGGCCCGTAACCGGGGAACCGCCGTGGTCGGTATCTTCCACGATGCTGATGTGCGCGATGCGGTGGCCGATCAGGTTTTTCATGTAAACCCTGCCGGCAAAACAGAGCGTTTAAATATGGACGACAGTTTGAACCCTGATAAAAGGATACCCGTATGA
- the phnK gene encoding phosphonate C-P lyase system protein PhnK, with protein sequence MNNEPILQVNSITRLYAAGKGCQEVSFDLYPGEVLGIVGESGSGKSTLLNCLSARLAPDQGDIHYLTRAAEWVNLYGLSESRQRQLQRTEWGIVHQHPRDGLRMGVSAGANIGERLMATGGRHYGDLRDTAQRWMNDVELDIARIDDKPTTYSGGMQQRLQIARNLVTHPRLVFMDEPTGGLDVSVQARLLDLLRQLVTELNLAVVIVTHDLAVARLLAQRLIVMRHGRVVETGLTDQVLDDPQHAYTQLLVSSVLTS encoded by the coding sequence ATGAACAACGAACCGATACTGCAGGTTAATAGCATTACCAGGCTCTATGCCGCCGGAAAAGGATGTCAGGAAGTCAGCTTCGATCTCTATCCCGGAGAGGTTCTCGGAATAGTGGGCGAGTCAGGCTCCGGTAAATCGACACTGCTGAACTGCCTTTCTGCCCGGCTGGCACCTGATCAGGGCGATATTCACTATCTGACCCGCGCAGCAGAGTGGGTCAACCTGTATGGCCTGAGTGAGTCGCGTCAGCGCCAGTTACAGCGCACTGAGTGGGGTATTGTGCATCAGCATCCCCGGGATGGGTTGCGTATGGGTGTATCTGCCGGGGCAAATATTGGTGAGCGGCTGATGGCCACCGGAGGGCGACATTACGGCGATCTTCGTGACACTGCCCAGCGCTGGATGAATGATGTCGAACTGGATATAGCCCGCATTGATGATAAGCCGACGACGTATTCAGGAGGCATGCAGCAGCGTTTGCAGATCGCCCGTAATCTGGTTACCCATCCCCGCCTGGTGTTTATGGATGAGCCCACCGGTGGCCTTGATGTGTCGGTGCAGGCGCGCTTACTGGACCTGCTGCGCCAACTGGTAACCGAACTGAATCTGGCAGTGGTGATTGTCACCCATGATCTGGCGGTGGCCCGTTTGCTGGCTCAGCGACTGATCGTGATGCGTCACGGCCGGGTGGTTGAAACCGGCCTCACCGATCAGGTTCTTGATGACCCTCAGCATGCGTATACCCAGTTGCTGGTGTCCTCTGTACTAACTTCATAA
- the phnN gene encoding ribose 1,5-bisphosphokinase — MAFLFYVAGPSGSGKDSLINGLRERLGGGTSVLFAHRYITRCWKAGGENHVELSEEEFLQRAKAGLFSMQWQANNCCYAIGIEIHSWLNSGHSVVVNGSRAHLEEAISHFGERLIPVLISVNPDRLRQRLLTRGRENESEIDARLARNQIFEQQLNGRVVELTNDGDLATAVDHFYAILMDYTGMTANAEN; from the coding sequence ATGGCCTTTCTATTTTATGTGGCAGGCCCTTCGGGCAGTGGTAAAGACTCTTTGATTAACGGCCTGCGGGAGCGATTGGGCGGCGGTACCTCCGTTCTGTTTGCTCATCGCTATATTACCCGTTGCTGGAAAGCGGGGGGGGAAAACCACGTTGAGCTGAGTGAAGAAGAGTTTTTACAGCGCGCGAAAGCCGGGTTATTCAGTATGCAGTGGCAGGCGAATAACTGCTGCTATGCAATCGGTATAGAGATTCATAGCTGGCTCAACAGCGGTCATTCGGTGGTAGTGAATGGTTCCCGTGCCCATCTCGAAGAGGCAATCAGCCACTTTGGCGAACGTCTGATACCGGTACTGATTAGCGTTAATCCGGACCGGTTAAGGCAGCGGTTACTTACGCGTGGCCGGGAAAATGAGTCCGAGATTGATGCCCGTCTCGCCCGCAATCAGATATTTGAACAACAACTGAATGGCCGGGTAGTTGAACTTACCAATGATGGTGATCTGGCCACCGCTGTGGATCATTTTTACGCTATTCTGATGGATTATACCGGGATGACGGCTAATGCTGAAAATTGA
- a CDS encoding alpha-D-ribose 1-methylphosphonate 5-phosphate C-P-lyase PhnJ has protein sequence MNSQAIREGYNFAYLDEQTKRMIRRALLKAVAIPGYQVPFGGREMPMPYGWGTGGMQVTAAVIGQSDCLKVIDQGADDTTNAVSIRAFFRDLTGVKTTESTEQATLIQTRHRIPEKPLQSGQVLVYQVPIPEPLRFIEPSEVETRKMHALEDYGVMHIKLYEDIAQFGHIATAYAYPVLVNGRYVMDPSPIPKFDNPKMHNSPALQLFGAGREKRIYAIPPYTDVRSLDFEDHPFEVQTWEHCCAICGSRESFLDEVIMDDQGGHEFICSDTDYCRTRIEKGEVAA, from the coding sequence ATGAATTCGCAGGCAATACGTGAAGGTTATAACTTCGCTTATCTGGATGAACAGACTAAACGGATGATCCGCCGGGCACTGCTGAAAGCGGTCGCCATTCCCGGATATCAGGTGCCGTTTGGCGGGCGGGAGATGCCGATGCCCTATGGCTGGGGAACCGGTGGAATGCAGGTGACCGCGGCCGTGATTGGTCAGAGTGACTGCCTCAAAGTGATTGATCAGGGGGCCGATGACACCACCAATGCCGTGAGTATCCGCGCATTTTTCCGTGATCTGACCGGGGTGAAGACCACCGAGAGCACCGAACAGGCGACTCTGATTCAGACCCGTCATCGGATTCCGGAGAAACCACTACAGTCAGGTCAGGTGCTGGTGTATCAGGTGCCGATTCCGGAACCATTACGGTTTATTGAGCCGAGTGAAGTGGAAACCCGCAAGATGCATGCGCTTGAGGATTACGGCGTTATGCACATCAAACTCTACGAGGATATCGCTCAGTTTGGTCATATTGCTACCGCTTACGCCTATCCGGTTCTGGTGAATGGTCGTTATGTGATGGACCCGTCACCGATCCCGAAATTTGATAATCCAAAGATGCATAACTCACCCGCTTTACAGCTGTTTGGTGCCGGTCGGGAAAAACGGATCTACGCCATTCCGCCCTACACAGATGTCCGCAGTCTCGATTTTGAAGACCACCCGTTTGAGGTGCAGACGTGGGAGCACTGTTGCGCTATCTGTGGTTCACGGGAGAGCTTCCTTGATGAGGTGATTATGGATGATCAGGGGGGGCATGAGTTTATCTGTTCCGATACCGATTATTGCCGTACCCGAATAGAAAAAGGGGAGGTCGCCGCATGA
- the phnP gene encoding phosphonate metabolism protein PhnP, protein MLKIEFLGSGNAAGVPVWGCDCNACLSAESDPTKRRRSASLAIHTEEGITLLDAGLTDLAERFSFTSVKRVLLTHFHMDHVQGLFHLRWSEQLEPIPVYRPDDPLGADDLYKHPGVFAFQPPFKPFDSVEWPGFRVVALPLIHSRETFGYLLGNGRYCMAYLTDTAGFPAETLSYLQRYPVDDLVLDCSEPPRDSMPRNHNDLNAAIALWRQSGAARLWLTHISHRLDCWLEHSAATLPEGVYVARDGMVLEVEKDMWTDNDT, encoded by the coding sequence ATGCTGAAAATTGAATTTCTGGGCAGTGGTAATGCCGCCGGGGTACCGGTCTGGGGATGCGATTGCAATGCCTGCCTGAGTGCAGAATCTGACCCGACAAAGAGGCGCAGAAGTGCCTCTCTGGCGATACATACTGAGGAGGGGATTACACTACTGGATGCCGGCCTGACCGATCTGGCGGAACGCTTCAGTTTTACATCGGTGAAACGTGTTCTGCTGACCCATTTTCATATGGATCATGTGCAGGGACTGTTTCATCTGCGCTGGTCTGAGCAACTGGAACCTATACCGGTTTACCGGCCTGATGACCCTTTGGGGGCCGACGATCTATACAAACATCCCGGTGTTTTCGCATTTCAGCCCCCTTTCAAACCCTTCGACTCTGTCGAGTGGCCAGGTTTCAGGGTGGTGGCCTTACCCCTGATACACTCCCGGGAAACGTTCGGTTATCTGCTCGGAAATGGCCGTTATTGCATGGCCTATCTGACCGATACTGCGGGCTTTCCGGCAGAGACCCTGAGTTATCTGCAACGTTACCCAGTGGATGATCTGGTGCTGGATTGCAGTGAACCTCCACGGGATTCAATGCCGCGTAATCATAATGACCTGAATGCGGCGATCGCTTTGTGGCGCCAAAGCGGGGCGGCACGTTTATGGCTTACCCATATCAGTCACAGGCTGGATTGCTGGCTTGAGCACTCTGCCGCTACACTACCGGAGGGGGTTTATGTTGCCCGTGATGGGATGGTACTTGAGGTAGAAAAGGATATGTGGACAGATAATGACACTTGA
- the phnM gene encoding alpha-D-ribose 1-methylphosphonate 5-triphosphate diphosphatase, giving the protein MILTNANIVLDNEVIHGSVTIRDGLIESIDQGAVTLAGVTDCDGGYLLPGLVELHTDNMEKHFTPRPGVAWPGLSAFKVHDAQMISAGITTVFDAISVGDVVEGSERLSNLTRMADALSESRNRGLTRSDHLLHLRCEVSHEDTLNNFKQLSERYQPQLVSVMDHSPGQRQFASIEKYRQYYQGKYKLSDAEMSAFIDRQTEASRLYSDRYRREICAICEQRGIPLASHDDATRGHVAESVGFNMVIAEFPTTFEAAREAHGHGMAVLMGAPNVVRGGSHSGNIAAHTLASEGLLDILSSDYYPASLLDAAFKLASDENNQYDLAKATALVSFKPAQSVGLNDRGRIAPGLKADLIWCEATTDHPHIRHVWKNGQRVF; this is encoded by the coding sequence ATGATTCTTACTAATGCCAATATCGTACTGGATAACGAAGTTATTCATGGCTCCGTCACTATCCGTGATGGCCTGATTGAATCGATTGATCAGGGAGCCGTTACACTAGCCGGTGTGACAGACTGTGATGGTGGTTATCTGTTGCCGGGGTTGGTGGAGTTGCACACCGATAACATGGAGAAACACTTCACCCCGCGTCCTGGAGTCGCCTGGCCCGGTTTGTCAGCCTTTAAGGTGCATGACGCGCAGATGATCAGTGCCGGTATTACCACGGTGTTTGATGCGATCTCGGTTGGTGATGTAGTTGAGGGGAGTGAACGGCTTAGTAACCTGACCCGGATGGCGGATGCTCTGAGTGAGAGTCGCAACCGGGGTCTGACCCGCTCGGATCATCTGCTGCATCTGCGTTGTGAAGTCAGTCATGAAGACACACTAAACAATTTTAAACAGCTATCAGAGCGATATCAGCCGCAACTGGTGTCGGTGATGGATCATTCGCCGGGGCAACGACAGTTTGCCAGTATCGAAAAATACCGGCAGTACTATCAGGGCAAGTACAAACTCTCTGATGCAGAAATGTCTGCCTTTATTGATCGTCAGACTGAAGCCAGCCGGCTTTACAGCGATCGGTACCGTCGTGAAATCTGTGCTATCTGTGAGCAGCGTGGAATTCCACTGGCCAGCCATGATGATGCCACCCGTGGTCATGTTGCTGAGTCAGTAGGGTTTAATATGGTGATTGCCGAATTTCCCACCACTTTTGAAGCGGCCAGAGAGGCCCATGGTCATGGGATGGCGGTCCTGATGGGCGCGCCTAACGTGGTGCGGGGGGGATCTCACTCGGGCAATATTGCCGCCCATACGCTGGCTTCAGAGGGACTGCTGGATATTCTTTCCAGCGACTATTATCCCGCCAGTCTGTTGGATGCTGCTTTTAAGCTGGCCAGTGATGAAAACAACCAGTATGACCTGGCGAAGGCTACAGCGCTGGTAAGTTTTAAACCGGCGCAGTCGGTAGGGCTGAATGATCGTGGCAGGATTGCACCGGGCTTAAAAGCCGATCTTATCTGGTGTGAGGCGACCACTGATCACCCTCATATTCGTCATGTCTGGAAAAATGGCCAGCGGGTGTTCTGA